One Verrucomicrobiota bacterium DNA window includes the following coding sequences:
- a CDS encoding protein BatD, translated as MMMVKTSHEPFLRTAAFRPLQRPTPERARKQPERCGPPGLRFMGSCFCLLWLLLTPFVCGAATQFNASLDRSTISVGESANLSLVFQGEGPSRPPAVPVPANLVVTYVGPSSQFTIINGQTSSTITHIYRVTATQPGDYVIPAVQVQVGNATVSSQPIRLRVLKASEGPVGPGGTLKPAFVKIITPKTNVFVGEVLPVEIQVYALNRHELSMPQLKTDGFTLGSITQPTQSRSQIDNAVYEVFTFRVAATPVRTGELTLGPAECNLSLRYRRARDPADPFADFFGAGIEVRPYTAIGPPQTLQALPLPDAGRPENFTGAVGHFEIAAHASPTNAVVGDPITMRIQIAGQGALDTLALPALSQGREFTVYPPTSKVEPTDQLGLSGVKSFEQVVVPQNAEIKELPAIAFSFFDPDQKTYRTIRHAPIAVSIRPSAVGQPQPTVLAGSQTPEQPAPARDIVHIKQHFGAALGFQPLLIQQPWFVGLQAAPLVLWLLALFWRKRQEKLANNPRLRRRAHVSQVVRKGLQDLRRLAAANETEEFFATVFRLLQEQLGEKLGLPATAITEAVVDEQLRQDGVPDELLEELHGLFLACNEARYAPSKSVQELQSLIPKVEAALRGLQALEV; from the coding sequence GTGATGATGGTGAAGACTTCCCATGAACCGTTCCTCCGGACTGCGGCCTTTAGGCCGCTTCAGCGCCCGACTCCGGAGCGTGCGCGAAAGCAGCCTGAACGCTGCGGTCCGCCCGGTCTCAGGTTCATGGGAAGCTGCTTTTGCCTGCTCTGGCTCCTGCTCACTCCTTTCGTGTGCGGTGCCGCGACGCAGTTCAACGCCTCACTCGATCGCAGCACCATTTCCGTCGGCGAAAGCGCCAACCTCTCGCTCGTCTTCCAGGGCGAAGGCCCAAGCCGTCCGCCCGCCGTCCCGGTCCCGGCCAACCTGGTCGTCACTTACGTCGGTCCGTCCAGTCAATTCACCATTATCAATGGCCAGACCAGTTCCACGATCACGCACATTTATCGAGTGACGGCGACGCAGCCGGGCGATTACGTGATCCCGGCTGTTCAGGTTCAGGTGGGCAATGCAACCGTTTCCAGCCAGCCGATTCGACTGAGAGTTTTGAAAGCCAGCGAAGGCCCGGTCGGTCCGGGCGGCACTCTCAAACCGGCGTTCGTGAAGATCATCACGCCGAAGACCAATGTGTTCGTCGGTGAAGTGCTCCCCGTGGAAATCCAGGTTTACGCGCTGAACCGGCACGAACTGAGCATGCCGCAACTCAAGACCGACGGCTTCACGCTCGGATCCATCACCCAACCCACACAGAGCCGCAGTCAGATCGACAATGCGGTTTACGAAGTCTTCACGTTCCGCGTCGCCGCCACACCGGTGAGAACCGGTGAACTGACACTGGGGCCGGCTGAGTGCAACCTGAGCCTGCGCTATCGTCGCGCGCGCGATCCAGCGGACCCTTTTGCCGATTTCTTTGGCGCCGGAATCGAGGTGCGGCCCTACACCGCCATCGGCCCGCCGCAAACGCTCCAGGCGCTGCCGCTGCCCGACGCGGGCCGGCCTGAGAATTTCACCGGCGCCGTCGGCCACTTCGAAATCGCCGCCCACGCCAGCCCGACCAACGCCGTCGTGGGCGACCCGATCACGATGCGCATCCAGATCGCGGGCCAGGGTGCGCTCGACACCCTCGCCTTGCCCGCCTTGAGCCAAGGGAGAGAATTCACGGTCTATCCGCCGACCAGCAAAGTCGAACCGACCGACCAACTCGGCTTGAGCGGCGTCAAATCCTTCGAGCAAGTAGTCGTGCCGCAGAATGCCGAGATCAAGGAATTGCCGGCGATCGCGTTCAGCTTTTTCGACCCGGACCAAAAAACCTATCGCACGATCCGGCACGCTCCCATTGCGGTCTCGATTCGGCCCAGCGCGGTTGGGCAGCCGCAGCCGACGGTCCTCGCCGGTTCGCAAACCCCGGAGCAACCCGCGCCCGCGCGCGACATCGTCCACATCAAACAGCATTTCGGCGCGGCGCTTGGCTTTCAGCCGCTCCTGATCCAGCAGCCGTGGTTTGTGGGATTGCAGGCCGCGCCGTTAGTTCTGTGGTTGCTGGCGTTGTTCTGGCGAAAGCGTCAGGAGAAACTGGCGAACAATCCGCGACTGCGCCGCCGCGCGCACGTGAGCCAGGTTGTTCGCAAAGGTTTGCAGGATTTGCGCCGCCTGGCTGCGGCGAACGAAACGGAAGAATTCTTCGCCACTGTCTTTCGTTTGCTCCAGGAACAACTTGGCGAAAAATTGGGGCTGCCCGCCACGGCGATTACGGAGGCGGTGGTCGATGAGCAACTGCGCCAGGACGGCGTGCCGGATGAACTGCTGGAGGAATTGCACGGTTTGTTCCTGGCCTGCAACGA